The segment GCCTTCGACGGATTCCGTGCAAAGGCGAAACCCTATTCTTCGTCGAGCTCGCATTCGACGGCTTCTTTGTATTTGGCGTAGAGCTCAGGGCAAGCCTTCCTCATGTTCAAAGGCTCGAACGTTTCGCTGTCGACGATGCACAGCGTGGTGAACCCCGTCACGCAGGGCCGCTCGAACTGAAGGTCCATCCCCTTGCGGAAGATCTCGTAGGAATATGTGACCCGGACGGCGGTGAGCTTCGAGACCCAGATCCTGATGAGCGCGGTGTCCCCGTACCTCAGCGACGACGAATACGACAGATGCATCTCCGTCACCGGGGCCATGATGTTCTGCTTTTCGAGTTCTGCGTAGGGAAACCCGAGATCAGCTATGAATTTCTCGCGGGCGTCCTCGAAGTACAGCGGATAGTTCGCGTGGTACACGACGCCCATGCAGTCCGTTTCCCCGTAACGTACCGGGACTTCGACTACCTTGACCATGATCTCTCCTTTTTATGGCTTTTCATCAAGCATTATATTGCCCGAGAACAAACAAGGGCCCTTCCGGGGCGATCTACCCTCATCATTCCATAATTTAACTTATCCGATTGAGGATTCGCGGATGCGGTTGTGGCATGATGGATCGGTATGCAGCAAGGGAGGTAAAGCGTTGAACACTCATGATCGAACCAGCGGTAATACGGGGCGGCTGACGGCGAAAATGGCCCTCGAGCTGGCGGCCCCGCATACTTGGCCCGCCGCCATCCTCCCCACGCTGGCGGCCGTGTGCATGGCGGCCACGCGGGTCGAGTCGCTTTCGGTGTCGCTGTCTTTGGCCATGCTGGCGATCGTCGTGCTGTTCCAATCGGCGGCCAACACCTTCAACGATTATTACGACTGCATCAAGGGGACGGACAGCGAGGACGACTACGTCGATCCCAGCGACTCGGTCCTGGTCTACAACGACGTGGACCCCCGCTGCGCTTTGAGGCTCGCCGTGGGCTTCGTGGCCGCCGCATTCGCGCTCGGTATCTACGTGATCGTGCAGGCGGGATTGTTTCCCCTGCTGATCGGGGTGATCGGAGCCTTCTTCGTCGTCGTGTACTCGGCTGGGAAGACTCCCCTCTCCTATCTGCCGCTCGGAGAGGCGGTAAGCGGCGTCGTCATGGGCGCTCTGGTGCCCTTCGCCGTCGTGCAGGCGCTTACCGGATCGGTCGAGCCGCTCGTGCTCGTATGGAGCGCGCCGTTGGCCCTCTTGGTCGGCTTGATCATGTTCACCAACAACATCAGCGACATCGAGCGCGACGTTCCGGCGCAGCGCAGGACCCTGGCGATCGCACTCGGGCGCGAGCGGGCGCGATCGCTGTACCACGCGCTTGCGGTCGCGAGCGTCGTTGCGATGCTGGCCGTTTTGGCGGTGTGGTTCCCCAAAGGGCTGATCGTGATGCCGTTCATGGTGCTGGGTTCTCTGCCCCTTTTCCAGGCGCTGTTCCGAAACCCGCTCACCCCCGAGCGGCGCCTCCAGTCGATGCCGCAGATCCTCACGGTGAACATCGTGCTGGGCGCGTTCTATTCGGCGGCGATCCTGCTGTCGGCCTCGGTCGACCTGTCGCTGTAGCGGTTCCGAGCCGGCTTTTCAGCGCCACTCCAGCTGCGCCATTCCTCCCCGCGCTTTAAGGCGGCGCTTCCATCGGTCGAGGTCGAACCTTGCAAGCAGCGCGGCCGGAGGGGCCGGCTCGTCGTCTTCCAGAACGCCCGCGATATAGGCTATGTGCCCGATGATGCCCTCGGGGGTCCGGTATCGGGCGATCAACTCGTCAAACGATGCGTCCCGGTTTCTCTTGGAGAGCCGTCGCCCGCTCGCATCGACCAGCAAGGGGACATGGGCGTAGGAGGGGTTGCCGAATCCCAGCAGGTTTTGCAGGTACATCTGCTGCGGGGTCGACGAGAGCAGGTCGCAACCGCGCACGATGCAGGTAACCCCCTGGTAGAAATCGTCGGCAACGACGGCGAGCTGGTAGGCGAAGGACCCATCGGCTCGCCGCACGACGAAGTCCCCGCAATCCGTTGCGAGGTTCTGCTCGAATGATCCTTGGACCAGGTCGTTCACCCGATAAACAGCATCCGGGGCGAACACCCGCCAGGACGGGACCCGCAGTTTCGATCTGCGCTCGACCTCGCTCGAGGGGATATCCCTGCAGGTTCCCGCATACACGTAGCGCTCGCCGGCATGGGGGGCCGACGCAGCGCGCAGATCGGCGCGCGTGCAGAAACAGGGGTAGACGCGCGTTTTCTGCGAGAGGGCATCGAACGCGAGGCGGTATGCGTCGTCGCGCCCGCTTTGGTAGAAAGGCCCCCGATCCCAGGTGAGTCCCAGCGACTCGAAGTCCCGCATGATCTGGTCGGCGTAGGAGGGCTTCGACCGCTCTCGGTCGAGATCCTCGATGCGCAAAACGATGCTGCCCCCCTGCGATCTGACGATCAGCCACGAAAGGAGGGCGGCGTAGATGTTTCCCGCATGCATGCGCCCCGTCGGGCTGGGCGCGAAGCGGCCGACGACGGTCACGGTCTGCTAACCCAGATCGCCCTGGGCGAATTCCAGCGCGAGGTCGAATGCCCGCGTGTTGGCCTCAACGGTCTTGGGGGGAACCTTCCCCTCGATCGCCTGTATCCAAGCGTCGCGCCCGAACCCGAGCCGCGCTTCGAGCGCCCCTAGAAGGACGACGTTGACGGTCTTCGGATTGCCGGCCTCTCGGGCGATCTTCGTGGCGGGAACGATCACCGCGCCGAGCCGCTCGAGTTTCGTTCGGGCCTGCGCGGGCATGGACGCGCGTCCGCAGGCGACGGGCAGGGGCTTGATGGTCTCGTCGGATACGAGGAGGTATCCCCCCTCTTTCAGGTACGGCGCATTGCGCAGGGCCTCGGTGGTCTCGAAGGAGACCACGCAGTCGGCCATGCCGGCATCGGCGACCATAGTGGAGACGCTTTCGCCGAAGCGGACGACCGTGGTGACGGCGCCGCCTCGCTGGGCCATCCCGTGGATCTCGGAAACCTTCACTTCGAGGCCGGCCGCCAGAGCGGCGCGGGCAAGCAGGTCGGCGGCGAGGATGGTCCCCTGCCCCCCGACTCCGCAAAGAAGGACGGTGCGCGCGTTCATAGGACTTCCCTCCTAGGCCGAAAGGCCGGTCAGCTGCTCGATGGCGTTCGAATGGCAGTACTGCTCGCACTGCCCGCACCCGACGCACAGCGACTGGTCGATCGAAGCCAGGCCGCTTTCAGGGTCTTTGGACAGAGCGGGGCACCCAATGGAGGTGCAGGCCCCGCAGGCGGTGCAGTTGCCGTTGATGAAGTAGTTGGGACGCCGGTCCCTGCTCAAAAGCACGCACGGCGCCTTGAACACGATGACGGTCAGCTCGTCGGCCTGGTCTTTGGTCGCGGTGCGCAGCGCAGCGCGCACGGCCTTGGCGTTGTGCGGGTCCACTTCCAAAACATGGTCGACGTCGATCGCGCGAAGCAGCCCGACGAGGTCGAGCTCCCTGCTGGGGCGTCCCTGGAGGGTTTCCCCGTTGAAGGGGTTGCCCTGGCGCCCGGTCATGGCCGTCGTGCGGTTGTCGAGGATGCAGACGGTGCCCTTCCCCCGGTTGTACACCGTCGAGATGAGGGACGAGAGGCCCGAATGGGCGAACGTCGAGTCACCGATGATGCCCACGACGGGTCGATGCTGCGTGCCTGCGAGCGCGAGCTCGAATCCGTGAGACATCGAGACCGAGGCCCCCATGTCGAGGCAGGTGTCGATCGCGGACAGCGGCGCGAGCGCACCCAGGGTGTAGCAGCCGATGTCGCCGGTGACGATGGCCTTGATGCGCGAGAGCTCCTTGAACACCAGGCGGTGCGGGCAGCCCGGGCAGAGCGCGGGCGGACGCGCGGGCACATCGCCGAACGCATCGGCGTGCGCGGGCTCCTCGTAGCCGAAGGCGGTGCGGATGAGGCCGGGTGAAAGCTCGCCGTCGCGCGGCAGGGGCCGTTCGAACGCAGCGGGCTCGATGCCCAGTGCGCGCACCTGGTCGGCGAAGTACTCGGATCCCTCCTCGACCACGTACACCCTGTCGACCGAGCTTGCGAACTCCTCGAGCGCTCGCTGCGGCAAGGGCCAGCTGACCCCCAGCTTGAACACCGAGGCATCGGGCAGCGCCTCGCAGACGTGCTGGTAGACGGCTCCGGCGCAGATCACCCCGACCTCTGTTCCCTTGCGGACCACCTTGTTGTACGGGCAGGTCTCAACCCATGCGCGCAGCGCGTCGATGCGCTCGAGCTGGATCTTGCGGCGCGGTTTGGCGAAGGCGGGCATCATGACCCATTTCGCAGCGTCCTTCTCGTAGGGCTTGATGTCGCGGGTGCGGCGCGGCCCCGTCTCGACGGCGGTTTTGGTGTGCGACACGCGCACCGTCGAGCGGATGAACACGGGCACGTCGAACTCTTCGGAGATATCGAAGGCGTCGCGCGTGAAGGCCAGCGCCTCGGCCGAGTCCGCCGGGTCGAGCATGGGGATGTGGGCCGCCCGCGCGTACCAGTGGGAGTCCTGCTCGTCTTGGGACGAGTACATGCCCGGGTCGTCGGCGGCGAGTATGACGAACCCGCCGTTCACGCCGGTATACGCCGCTGTGAACAGGGGGTCTGCCGCGACGTTCACGCCGACGTGCTTCATGGTGGAAAGCACGCGCGCGCCGGCGGCGGAAGCGCCCATGCCCACTTCGACGGCCACCTTCTCGTTCGTGCACCATTCCGCGTACACGTCGTCGAAGGTGCAGAACGTCTCGAGCGTTTCGGTGGACGGCGTTCCGGGATAGGCCACTCCGATATGGGCGCCCGCCTCCCAGGCGCCGCGCGCTATGGCCTCGTTTCCTGATAAAAGTTCCATGTGATGCCTCTCGTCAATTCGACGGTTCCACTGCCCCGCCGACCTTCGGGTCGGCGGCCCCCTCGGGTTGCCGCAAGAATGGGAACCATCCGAACAGGATAAACGTTCCAGGCTCCGATAGCGCCGCAAACGGGGCTATCGTCGCGATTTCGTAGTCGTTCGGCGCCGGGCCGCGCCACCTGCCAGCGGCACCTGTTCAGCCCTAGAGGTCCGTTTCGGCGCAGCGGGCGCCCCCTGGAGGGGCTTTCCTACTGCGCCTCGCAATAGTGCAGGCAGAACTCGCCGATCTGGATCTTGTCGCCCACGGTGAGCGTGGCTACGTCGACGCTGCTGTTGTTGACCCACACGCCGTTGAAGGAGTTGTTGTCGCGGATCGTCGCGCTGCCACCCTGCACGGTGAGGGTCGCGTGGTTGCGCGAAACCGTCATGTCGTTCAGGAACACGTCGCAGCGCGGATCGCGCCCGATGGACAGCTCGCCGTCGTACAGGTCGATGACGGCTCCGGTCCGCGGGCCGCGAATGACCTTGAGGCATCCGGGCTTGCGCGCATCCCTGGTTTGGACGGGGCGGTTCGCGC is part of the Berryella intestinalis genome and harbors:
- a CDS encoding thiamine pyrophosphate-dependent enzyme, coding for MELLSGNEAIARGAWEAGAHIGVAYPGTPSTETLETFCTFDDVYAEWCTNEKVAVEVGMGASAAGARVLSTMKHVGVNVAADPLFTAAYTGVNGGFVILAADDPGMYSSQDEQDSHWYARAAHIPMLDPADSAEALAFTRDAFDISEEFDVPVFIRSTVRVSHTKTAVETGPRRTRDIKPYEKDAAKWVMMPAFAKPRRKIQLERIDALRAWVETCPYNKVVRKGTEVGVICAGAVYQHVCEALPDASVFKLGVSWPLPQRALEEFASSVDRVYVVEEGSEYFADQVRALGIEPAAFERPLPRDGELSPGLIRTAFGYEEPAHADAFGDVPARPPALCPGCPHRLVFKELSRIKAIVTGDIGCYTLGALAPLSAIDTCLDMGASVSMSHGFELALAGTQHRPVVGIIGDSTFAHSGLSSLISTVYNRGKGTVCILDNRTTAMTGRQGNPFNGETLQGRPSRELDLVGLLRAIDVDHVLEVDPHNAKAVRAALRTATKDQADELTVIVFKAPCVLLSRDRRPNYFINGNCTACGACTSIGCPALSKDPESGLASIDQSLCVGCGQCEQYCHSNAIEQLTGLSA
- a CDS encoding FHA domain-containing protein is translated as MSRTCPICNSVADDTALSCPACGFKFNGSTESFAPLQLTGANRPVQTRDARKPGCLKVIRGPRTGAVIDLYDGELSIGRDPRCDVFLNDMTVSRNHATLTVQGGSATIRDNNSFNGVWVNNSSVDVATLTVGDKIQIGEFCLHYCEAQ
- a CDS encoding acyl-CoA thioesterase; protein product: MVKVVEVPVRYGETDCMGVVYHANYPLYFEDAREKFIADLGFPYAELEKQNIMAPVTEMHLSYSSSLRYGDTALIRIWVSKLTAVRVTYSYEIFRKGMDLQFERPCVTGFTTLCIVDSETFEPLNMRKACPELYAKYKEAVECELDEE
- a CDS encoding prenyltransferase; its protein translation is MNTHDRTSGNTGRLTAKMALELAAPHTWPAAILPTLAAVCMAATRVESLSVSLSLAMLAIVVLFQSAANTFNDYYDCIKGTDSEDDYVDPSDSVLVYNDVDPRCALRLAVGFVAAAFALGIYVIVQAGLFPLLIGVIGAFFVVVYSAGKTPLSYLPLGEAVSGVVMGALVPFAVVQALTGSVEPLVLVWSAPLALLVGLIMFTNNISDIERDVPAQRRTLAIALGRERARSLYHALAVASVVAMLAVLAVWFPKGLIVMPFMVLGSLPLFQALFRNPLTPERRLQSMPQILTVNIVLGAFYSAAILLSASVDLSL
- the gluQRS gene encoding tRNA glutamyl-Q(34) synthetase GluQRS: MTVVGRFAPSPTGRMHAGNIYAALLSWLIVRSQGGSIVLRIEDLDRERSKPSYADQIMRDFESLGLTWDRGPFYQSGRDDAYRLAFDALSQKTRVYPCFCTRADLRAASAPHAGERYVYAGTCRDIPSSEVERRSKLRVPSWRVFAPDAVYRVNDLVQGSFEQNLATDCGDFVVRRADGSFAYQLAVVADDFYQGVTCIVRGCDLLSSTPQQMYLQNLLGFGNPSYAHVPLLVDASGRRLSKRNRDASFDELIARYRTPEGIIGHIAYIAGVLEDDEPAPPAALLARFDLDRWKRRLKARGGMAQLEWR
- a CDS encoding indolepyruvate oxidoreductase subunit beta; amino-acid sequence: MNARTVLLCGVGGQGTILAADLLARAALAAGLEVKVSEIHGMAQRGGAVTTVVRFGESVSTMVADAGMADCVVSFETTEALRNAPYLKEGGYLLVSDETIKPLPVACGRASMPAQARTKLERLGAVIVPATKIAREAGNPKTVNVVLLGALEARLGFGRDAWIQAIEGKVPPKTVEANTRAFDLALEFAQGDLG